One stretch of Chiroxiphia lanceolata isolate bChiLan1 chromosome 1, bChiLan1.pri, whole genome shotgun sequence DNA includes these proteins:
- the SKIDA1 gene encoding SKI/DACH domain-containing protein 1, producing the protein MGDLKSGFEEVDGVRLGYLIIKGKQMFALSQVFTDLLKNIPRTTVHKRMDHLKVKKHHCDLEELRKLKAINSIAFHAAKCTLISREDVEALYTSCKTERVLKTKRRKLSRALSAADLRPELAPADPFSGFWKENKLWLGLSDSPRPLLPVRRKALRPGDTALLPAAHLPHIFSKYTGHSYPEIARAPCKPPVNYETAPAAGGCAPLRPRRPPTTAARPRLPAAGPPPLPGRCRRRRHGAAAVAGTLGPPGGARRPLALPRPCRLRGAPRLPLSLPRGFGPPAFAESASSDSESSCCSGRAAHDSDCGSSLSSSSEGSSEEEDEEEEDEEGSGASDSSEGSSEEEEEEEEEEEEEEEEEDSTSDSDSSSVSSQVSVQSIRFRRTSFCSPPGVVHANFLYHLAAAAAPRPPAPAPAEPGGLPVLRGAPGGVKPELPEEWGRPGWAPAAPALRCSGGLGSCFAEIRDDRVSEITFPHSEFSNNTKSTDLTINCVAKGASSPSPKTNNAFPQQRILREARKCLQATTTHRVDNNTIAARFLNNDSSSTAANSEKDSKIPLCIEFATDLPSLQTDPAEDAASPGAAAAAELQCTDTGNKALPFLHSIKIKIEDSSANDEYEPDLTTHKLKCECNDTKDEFYGVTESNNQDALLTAKEDSACTEKETTSLNPLTQSQVLSCTLGTPKPEDGEYKFGARVRKNYRTLVLGKRPVLQTPPVKPNLKSARSPRPTGKIETHEGTLDDFTVNNRRKRVASNVASAVKRPFNFMANFPCPPSLIIGNDGDLLPAYSLNTTKDSQPPHKAHPVWKWQLGGSAIPLPPSHKFRKFN; encoded by the coding sequence ATGGGAGACCTGAAGTCGGGTTTTGAAGAGGTGGATGGCGTGAGGCTCGGCTACCTCATCattaaaggaaagcaaatgtttgCACTCTCCCAGGTTTTTACAGACCTGCTCAAAAACATCCCGCGAACTACCGTGCACAAGCGAATGGatcatttaaaagtaaaaaagcatCACTGCGACCTGGAGGAGTTGAGGAAACTCAAAGCCATCAACTCCATCGCTTTCCACGCCGCCAAATGCACCCTGATCTCCAGAGAGGACGTGGAAGCCTTGTACACATCCTGCAAAACCGAACGGGTACTTAAGACGAAACGGAGAAAACTAAGCCGGGCGCTGTCTGCCGCCGACCTCCGGCCGGAGCTCGCTCCCGCCGACCCCTTCTCCGGCTTCTGGAAGGAGAACAAACTTTGGCTGGGTCTGAGCGACTCTCCCCGGCCGCTGCTGCCCGTCCGGAGGAAAGCTCTGCGCCCGGGGGACACAGCCTTGCTACCGGCCGCTCATCTACCTCACATTTTTAGTAAATACACTGGCCACAGCTACCCAGAAATCGCTCGGGCGCCTTGCAAACCCCCCGTAAACTATGAAACTGCGCCGGCAGCGGGCGGCTGCGCGCCCctgcggccccgccgcccgcccaCCAccgcggcgcggccccggctcCCGGCCGCCGGCCCCCCGCCCCTGCCcggccgctgccgccgccgccgccacggGGCGGCCGCTGTCGCCGGCACGCTGGGCCCCCCCGGCGGCGCCCGCCggcccctggccctgccccggccctgCCGGCTCCGCGGCGCCCCGCGGCTGCCGCTGTCGCTGCCCCGCGGCTTCGGGCCGCCCGCCTTCGCCGAGAGCGCCAGCAGCGACTCGGAGTCCAGCTGCTGCTCGGGCCGCGCCGCCCACGACTCGGACTGCggctccagcctctccagctccagcGAGGGCAGCtcggaggaggaggacgaggaggaggaggacgaggagggCAGCGGCGCCTCGGACTCCAGCGAGGGCAgctcagaggaggaggaggaggaggaggaagaggaggaggaagaggaggaggaggaggacagcaCCTCGGACTCCGACTCCAGCTCGGTCTCCAGCCAGGTTTCGGTGCAAAGCATCCGCTTCAGGCGCACCAGCTTCTGCAGCCCGCCCGGCGTGGTCCACGCCAACTTCTTGTACCATctggcggccgccgccgccccccggcccccggccccggccccggcggagCCCGGCGGGCTGCCCGTCCTCCGCGGTGCTCCCGGCGGAGTCAAGCCGGAGCTGCCGGAGGAGTGGGGCCGCCCCGGCTgggctcccgccgccccggcgcTGCGCTGCTCCGGCGGCCTAGGGAGCTGCTTCGCGGAGATAAGAGATGATAGGGTATCCGAGATCACATTCCCACACTCTGAATTTTCCAATAATACCAAGAGTACTGACCTAACAATTAACTGTGTTGCAAAGGGGGCCTCTTCACCTAGCCCAAAGACAAACAATGCATTTCCACAACAAAGAATACTCAGAGAGGCAAGGAAATGCCTTCAAGCAACTACTACACACCGTGTAGATAACAATACAATAGCTGCTAGGTTCTTAAATAATGATTCTTCATCAACGGCAGCAAATTCAGAGAAAGATTCCAAAATCCCTCTTTGTATTGAATTTGCCACGGATTTGCCCTCTTTACAAACTGATCCTGCGGAGGATGCTGCTTctccaggggcagcagcagcagctgagctccaGTGCACTGATACAGGCAATAAGGCATTGCCATTCCTGCACAgcattaaaatcaaaatagagGACAGCAGTGCGAACGACGAGTATGAGCCTGATCTTACAACACATAAGCTAAAGTGTGAGTGCAATGATACTAAGGATGAGTTTTACGGTGTGACTGAGAGTAATAACCAGGACGCTTTATTAACAGCCAAGGAAGATTCTGCATGCACTGAGAAAGAAACCACTTCCTTAAACCCGCTGACTCAGAGTCAGGTCCTCTCATGCACTTTAGGTACTCCAAAACCTGAGGATGGGGAGTATAAATTTGGAGCAAGGGTGAGAAAAAATTACAGGACACTGGTTTTGGGAAAGCGACCTGTACTGCAGACTCCTCCAGTCAAACCAAATTTGAAATCAGCTCGAAGCCCACGTCCTACAGGTAAAATCGAGACACATGAAGGAACACTGGATGATTTTACAGTTAACAATAGACGCAAAAGGGTAGCCAGCAATGTAGCATCAGCAGTGAAAAGGCCATTTAATTTCATGGCAAATTTTCCCTGTCCACCATCACTAATTATTGGCAATGATGGGGATTTGTTGCCAGCTTATTCCTTAAACACCACTAAGGATTCCCAACCACCTCACAAGGCCCATCCTGTATGGAAATGGCAGCTGGGCGGTTCTGCAATACCTCTTCCACCTAGCCACAAATTCAggaaatttaattaa